One window from the genome of Vibrio vulnificus NBRC 15645 = ATCC 27562 encodes:
- a CDS encoding aminoacyl-tRNA deacylase, protein MTNSDLSTALTRYLDEQQVPYRLLPHQTPATTIEDAAKQRGIRPAQMVKCILLRDMSDRYVLACAPGDRSVDPKKVRALMDYRRMTCVDSSQIYAITGYQLGTVTPLLLKKTMPIVFDHALQAESMVTISSGNNMAGLALSLTHLAQLTSPIWADICRSSELGTLLTHQN, encoded by the coding sequence ATGACGAATAGTGATTTGTCGACAGCATTGACCCGCTATCTTGATGAGCAACAGGTGCCCTATCGTCTGTTGCCTCATCAAACACCAGCCACCACCATCGAAGACGCAGCCAAACAGCGGGGGATTCGTCCTGCGCAAATGGTCAAATGCATTTTGCTGCGTGATATGAGTGATCGCTATGTACTGGCGTGTGCACCAGGCGATCGCTCTGTTGATCCGAAAAAAGTCAGAGCATTAATGGATTATCGGCGCATGACATGCGTCGACAGTTCGCAAATTTATGCAATTACAGGATATCAACTGGGCACGGTTACTCCCCTCTTACTCAAAAAAACCATGCCGATTGTCTTCGACCATGCACTTCAAGCGGAGTCGATGGTCACCATCAGCAGTGGAAACAATATGGCAGGACTGGCTTTATCGTTAACACACCTAGCCCAACTCACCTCTCCCATCTGGGCTGACATTTGTCGTTCTAGTGAACTAGGCACATTATTGACTCACCAAAATTAA
- a CDS encoding DUF1107 domain-containing protein, with amino-acid sequence MRLFKRYTPGMIAKHVSRLFKGRIYIYGVGKFEFDNGKLILPAKAEQKHFQTVKEVNQEIMKLRCAYA; translated from the coding sequence ATGAGACTGTTTAAGCGCTATACACCAGGTATGATTGCTAAACACGTGAGTCGACTATTTAAGGGAAGAATTTACATTTACGGCGTAGGAAAATTTGAGTTTGATAATGGTAAATTGATCCTGCCAGCAAAAGCTGAGCAAAAGCATTTTCAAACCGTGAAAGAAGTCAATCAGGAGATCATGAAGCTGCGCTGTGCTTACGCTTAA